The sequence atttaaaacatacaatattaatagtaatattaaattaaaatttttaatcaaaatatttttatttaagttaaccaatttttttataaatataactgatcacaaataaatttatttaatcagtTTAATTTTTTACCTattaaatttgtgatttttgtCTTAATAATTATTTAGCTGATGATcaagtaaaaaattaaaattaaaagtttgatttttagaaaaaaaaaacacttattttattttaattaaatgtttttaaAGCTCAGATAAATCCAAACacattaaaaactaaaaaaaaacatgtttttaaaataataataatgaattcTTATACTTTATATCTTCATTTCAACCACAAATAGtttcttgtttttaattatatttataaaaattttcgttaactatataatttttttttatcaaacttaTTTACATTTTTAATACAGCTTAGACTTTTAAGTTAAATTTTCTTTACTGCAACCAACACAAATTGAAAGAacataattaaacttaaaaaattattaaaaaaattaaaaatttaacgtataaaaaattaaactgattaaataaatttgtttgtgataagttatattataaaaaattggttaacttaaataaacatattttgattaaaatttttgatttaatattattattaatattgtgtgttttaaatttttatttaatcattttgtaaaaaaaaatcatatcgaATTGATCAGATTTAAGTTCATATTTTTGAGATGATTTCGATTCGGCTCGAGTTTGGGTTGAGCTattcaataataatattaaatcaaaaaattttaataaaaaaatgtttattttgGTTAACCattttcttataaatataaTCGATCAcaaacaaatttatttaatcattttaattttttaccacataaatttttaatttttgtcttCATGATATAGCTGATAATCAAgtcgaaaattaaaattaaaagtttgATTTTGTTGATAAAAAAATTACGTTCCAATAACAAAtacataatcatttttttataaaagtatttacaaatttaaaaattataataaaacaaattaaataataaaaaatataaaaaaacaacTAGCAGCGGAGTTGtgactttaaatttttttaccaTTCGCCTTATTTTtgaaatgttttattttttttaaattaaaaataaaaaaacccactaatttatttaattcaatcaAAGTATAACAtgcaaattgaaaatattaaatcgAATAATAAACATTTCGTTCCGATTTATGTCGTATAACTGGCTCATAAACATAAATTATAAGATAAGAATTCCTTGTTACGATATTGTAATATACATGCaccatttaatttaattattattgttaaattataaaatattacaaCTTATTAGTTCCATTAAGTTAAAGAGTTTGCGTCATTAATTAGAATGTAGAGCAATTTCAAAGCATTGCCTCCAATTAAATTCGTCAAACTAAAGAAACCCCTATATTAAAATTGTGAAACGTGAGCCGGTGGTTTATAGCCTATCCGGCACCAAATTTCGAGGTTAGAACTTTGAATTCATATTTCGGATTCTAGATCTAGCTAATTGTAACAAACTCTATcttaacttaaaaaataaaatagtgaaACTGACAATTATAATGATAATTTGAAATCCAATGGTAACAAACTCTATCTTAACTAGCTTTTAAGTTCTTAAATCTTAAGATTGGTTTAAATGCTTAGAAACCGTAGTAGGATTTTACTTTAAccacaagttttttttttggggggagTACTATATATGCAATCTTTATCCCAATTAAATTAGAAAACTACGTGCATTCAACGAGAATCGAACCTAAGATCAAAGAGTCTCAGGATCTCAACCTTAACCATTAGGCTAAATCCTCATCATCACTTTAATAACAAGTTTATGTGAGGAGTTTAAGTTGTCTTTTAATGATTCATATACCTATAAGGTAGAGTAAAGCAGATTACTTTATATAAGAGATCATTTATGTAAGTGCAAAGTATTGACCGCTTTGATTGAAACACTTAGGAATTTAAGATATGATCCAGGGTAGAAATGGACACAACAtgagaacaaaatatgttagAGTTATTGTTGTGTAAATACTATTGACTTGATTTACATAAATGGTTGACTAGTTTAAGACATCCCCTCACtatgcaactagtaaatccgatagtagGTTTAAAGTCACAAGCTACCTATACTGATGCAATAATAACTCACATGAACTTTAAAGTGAGTATGCTAATGTGCAAATATTTCATTCATATGGGGATTGTtgaaaattgtgaatgaaataAAAGAGAAATGATTAATAAATGGGAAAATAgtttgtcccacattggaagaATTCCAATGTGAATCATTCCTTAACTAGTCCAACtttggattatgggattgggcTCTTAGAAAAtcggatgttttgtaaaggggcaagacgctagtcgatgcaacaaacacatgTGCGCGCGCTCGACCGGCTCGGCTCGGCGTGGTGCTGTGAGGTGGGGTAGGGTCTTATGATCCTACTATTATTTTTGgacaaaatttaattaaaataattttattagttgcacCACACCTTGCGCGGACAGAAATAGATCGTGCTCGAGCGAGCGGATttggccgctcgagcgcgcttgGCTACCAATCAAAACTAGGCAGAGTACTAGCGTGCAATTTTGGCCGCTCGTGTGCGCTTGGCGATGGATCAGATGTCCCAGGCAGAACGTTTCTCATGTCGTCTGTTGTTTCCAAAAGGGTATAACTTTATTGGGCCTTTTTCGCGCTGTGTTGCGTCTTTAAAGGACATGTCTCTTGGACTTCAATCTATATATATGACTGATTATGTATGCAGAAAAAACACGTTAACAAGATAAACAATTTGCTCTTCAATTTTTCTGCCTTCACTCACAAACAAAAGTTGCTGAATTATTTTGTTCGCTGAAGTTCGAGATGTTTTTTATGTTGATATATCTCGTTTGtggtcgttgtatcttagagacgattacCGCCAACGTTTAGTACTAATAACGGGTAATTTCGTCTTGCGAACAGAGAATTTCTCTCGCCTTGATTTGTTCATTGTTGTCGTTGTTGCTGTTTTGTTCAGAATTCAGAATACTTTGAATAACATCGACTGAGTCATCGCTTCAAATTCATGTCTAAATTAGAGggcaacaattttttttaagctCTTGAATTTTGCATTTTTGTTACTTCTTCTCAACTTTTATGATACCTTGAAAAAACATTTCaattatatttctaaaattTCCTTATGATGATTTTCAGGAGATAATATATACATGCATACACGCATATAAAATTTTGTCAAGTAGATATATATTCATTCAGTAAACAATGCTACTAAATCGTTGATATAACTAATTAAGTCTTCGCGTTATaaatttagttttaaaaaattctcaacaaaataataattgttATAGATAATTTATTGTAGATGATAATTGAGATTAGGTTTATCATATTATCTACtattcaaatctgtaaatacactctataaatagaggactCCAATAATGAATAAAGTACTCATATTCATTCTCTCATTTACATATTCTTTATAATTTTAACACGTTATAGCATGAGTACTCTTTGAGGTAAAACtcacaaacaattttttttttgtatgaaTGCTATCGATGCAacacaatatttaaattaatattgatgtcctcgaaatcgcagAAATTTTGGTCTTATGTTAATACTTCTtgttaatttattaaaattatctCGTAATTAATGTGCACATACTATTATTTATGTTCACTGCTAAATTTTCATTCACGACTTTAAAATCTTATAtgcatatttatatttattttattgtgtattaatgaatatttatgatttttgtgtTATGTATAGATTTCAGCATGTCGAACATTACCAAACTTGAATTTGAAGCAATAGATTTAGTTGGAAAAAATTATTTGTCATGGATTCTGGATGCCGAGATCCACCTTGTCTCTATAAATTTAGGGGATACaatcaaagaaagaaataaaacaTCCCAGCAGGATCGTGCAAAAGCACTCATTTTCCTTCGTCATCATCTCAACGATGGGTTGAAAGCTGAGTATCTCACTGTGAAAGAGCCACATGAGTTTTGGAAAAATCTAAATGAAAGATTTGACCATCAGAGAACTATTGTTCTTCCAAGAGCTCGATACGAATGGATGCATCTACGCTTACAAGATTTCAAGTCTGtaagtgattataattctgcatTATTTAAGATCAGTTCCACACTAATACTTTTTGGAGAGAAAGTCACTGATCAAGACATGTTAGAAAAGACATTCTCAACTTTCCATGCATCAAATGTGCTCCTGCAGCAGCAATATCGTGAACGTGGATTCAAAAAGTACTCCGAGCTAATATCTTTCTTACTAGTTGCTAAACAAAATAATGAGTTGCTCATGAAAAATCACCAATTGCGCCCAACTAGATCTACACCATTTCGTGAAGCAAATGGAActgcatttcctgaagcaaatgctAACTCGgctcaaaatcataacaatgaGAGCAGGCATGGGCGTGGGCGTGGCCAAAGAAGAAACTATCATCAACAAATTGGAAAGAAACCTAAGACAAACCACCAGCAGTGGAATTCCAATTATGAATAAGAAAATGAGAAAAGTTCAAAGGAGTATGAGGATAAATGTTATAGATGTGGGGTGGAAGAACATTGGTCTCGTACCTGTCGTACGGCAAAGCATCTTGTGGATCTTTACCAGAATTCGATCAAGGGAAAAGGAAAAATAGAGACAAATTTTATGGATACTGATGATCCAGTTGATATAACTCACTTAGATGTCTTTGATTTCTTCGCTCATCCTGATGGAAATATAGATCATTTGATTGGTGGTGGTGTGTTAGATAACaatgaataattattttctatGGCCTTGTTTCTACTTTTGAGTTCAATTATTTCGTTCTTAGGTTATCTTGGCTTCGctttgttttttaatttcaattcatgtttaggatttttggtgatgtattttattattattcaataAATTTTACTTATCATTTTTTATAGCTAATTgagttatattttattttagattaaTGATGAAATATCATGATGAATGCCTCGCAGAGAGTGGTACAACACATACCATCCTTCAAAACAAaagatattttttgaaattaacaTTAGCTGAAAATAATGTTATAACAATATCCGGtgcataaaaaattattgaaggcTATGGAAAAGCAAAAATCATTTTGCCAAATGATACAACCCTATACATTGAAAATGCACTATATGCTAGCAAATCCAGCAGAAATTTGCTCAGCTTTAAGATATCCGTCGAAATGGATATCATATTGAAACATTAAATGAGAATAATGTTGAATACCTTGGTATTACATCTATTATATCTGGCCAGAAGCAGATAAAAGAAAAGTTATGTGCACTCCCTTCTGGGATGTATTTTACCACAATAAAAGCAGTTGAAGCAAACACTTGCACAAATCAGAAGTTTGTCGACCAACAAAGCTTCAAACTATGGCATGATCGGCTTGGTCACCCTGGGGCAACAATGATGCGCAAAGTAATAATGATCTCACATGGACACCCTTTAAAGAACCAGAAGATTTTTTTGTATAATGATTATTCATGTGTTACTTGTTCA comes from Henckelia pumila isolate YLH828 chromosome 4, ASM3356847v2, whole genome shotgun sequence and encodes:
- the LOC140862223 gene encoding uncharacterized protein, which translates into the protein MSNITKLEFEAIDLVGKNYLSWILDAEIHLVSINLGDTIKERNKTSQQDRAKALIFLRHHLNDGLKAEYLTVKEPHEFWKNLNERFDHQRTIVLPRARYEWMHLRLQDFKSVSDYNSALFKISSTLILFGEKVTDQDMLEKTFSTFHASNVLLQQQYRERGFKKYSELISFLLVAKQNNELLMKNHQLRPTRSTPFREANGTAFPEANANSAQNHNNESRHGRGRGQRRNYHQQIGKKPKTNHQQWNSNYE